The following proteins come from a genomic window of Gottfriedia acidiceleris:
- a CDS encoding DeoR/GlpR family DNA-binding transcription regulator has translation MLTPERQQFIIEMIKRMGIVKLRDIVEATNTSESTIRRDLVELESLNLLKRVHGGAASINSKATELSMTEKTSKNVQSKKLIAGLAVTQINEGDCIYLDAGSTTFEMIPLLKGLNVTVVTNGLMHVEALFENEVSAYLIGGKMKGHTKALIGSMASESLKNYRFDKCFIGANGIHPQFGYTTPDPEEAFVKKTAISISEKVFILADYSKFGETSFAKICEIEEAIILTDEIDDVLAKQFEEKTSLIKVVKS, from the coding sequence ATGTTAACTCCGGAAAGACAACAATTCATTATAGAGATGATAAAAAGAATGGGTATTGTGAAATTAAGGGATATCGTAGAGGCTACAAATACTTCCGAGTCGACTATACGTCGTGATTTAGTTGAGCTTGAGTCTCTTAATCTCTTAAAAAGAGTTCATGGTGGAGCAGCTTCAATTAATAGCAAAGCCACTGAATTAAGTATGACTGAAAAAACATCCAAAAACGTTCAAAGTAAAAAATTAATCGCCGGGCTTGCAGTAACTCAAATTAATGAAGGCGATTGTATATATTTAGATGCTGGTAGTACTACATTCGAAATGATTCCTTTATTAAAAGGCTTAAATGTAACAGTCGTTACGAATGGATTAATGCATGTTGAAGCTCTTTTCGAAAATGAAGTGTCTGCATATCTTATAGGTGGAAAAATGAAAGGGCATACAAAAGCTTTGATTGGGAGTATGGCTTCTGAAAGTCTTAAGAATTATCGGTTTGATAAATGTTTTATTGGGGCGAACGGTATCCATCCTCAATTTGGCTATACTACGCCAGATCCTGAAGAGGCTTTTGTAAAGAAAACAGCAATCTCTATTTCAGAGAAAGTATTTATATTAGCTGATTACAGTAAATTTGGGGAAACAAGTTTTGCGAAGATTTGTGAAATTGAAGAAGCGATTATTTTAACGGACGAAATAGATGATGTACTAGCCAAACAATTTGAAGAAAAAACATCTTTGATAAAGGTAGTGAAATCATGA
- the pfkB gene encoding 1-phosphofructokinase — MIYTVTLNPSIDYIVEVEDLGLGKINRMKRENKFPGGKGINVSRVLKRLDVESIALGFVGGFTGEFIKNVLENERVTSDFVQVEGDSRINIKLKSQLETEINGQGPTISEEKLDQFFYKLKQIKKGDYVVLAGNIPNTLPSDLYEQLTLWGQENGIHIIVDASGKVLLDVVKHRPFFIKPNHHELGDLFDVKITSIEQAIPYGKKLVEMGAQNVGISFAGDGAILITDSSVYVSNVPKGEVINSVGAGDSLVAGFVGTYVKTNNIETAFKVGVASGSATAFSEDLTKREKIEELLNQVKIEKG, encoded by the coding sequence ATGATTTATACAGTAACACTTAATCCTTCAATTGATTACATCGTTGAAGTAGAGGATCTAGGGTTAGGAAAAATTAATCGAATGAAAAGGGAAAATAAATTTCCTGGTGGTAAAGGAATTAATGTTTCTAGAGTTTTGAAAAGATTAGATGTCGAAAGCATAGCACTTGGATTCGTCGGAGGATTTACAGGAGAATTTATTAAAAATGTCTTGGAAAATGAAAGAGTTACATCTGACTTTGTTCAAGTGGAAGGTGATTCTAGAATTAACATAAAATTAAAATCTCAATTAGAAACGGAAATCAACGGACAAGGCCCTACAATTTCAGAAGAAAAATTAGATCAATTTTTTTATAAACTAAAACAAATTAAAAAAGGTGATTATGTTGTATTAGCTGGTAATATCCCTAATACATTACCATCTGATTTATATGAACAATTGACTTTGTGGGGACAAGAAAATGGGATTCATATCATTGTAGATGCAAGTGGAAAAGTACTTTTAGATGTGGTAAAACATCGTCCATTTTTTATCAAGCCAAATCATCATGAATTAGGTGACTTATTTGATGTCAAAATTACTTCAATTGAGCAAGCAATCCCGTACGGTAAAAAGTTGGTTGAAATGGGTGCTCAAAATGTAGGCATATCGTTTGCAGGTGATGGAGCGATTCTTATAACTGATTCTTCTGTTTATGTATCAAATGTTCCAAAGGGAGAAGTTATTAATTCAGTAGGTGCAGGCGATTCACTTGTCGCTGGTTTTGTTGGTACTTATGTAAAAACAAATAATATTGAAACTGCATTTAAAGTAGGAGTAGCATCAGGTAGTGCTACCGCTTTTTCAGAGGATTTAACAAAAAGAGAGAAAATTGAAGAATTACTTAATCAAGTAAAGATTGAAAAAGGTTAG
- a CDS encoding PTS fructose transporter subunit IIABC → MRITELLKIDTVLIDLNSSSKMSVIDELIQVLDQAGKLNDKQQFKEAILTREGQSTTGIGEGIAIPHAKTAAVKTPAIVFGRSKDGIDYESLDGQPAHLFFMIAASEGANNAHLETLSRLSSLLMDEEFRGSLLSAKDANEIIQLVDQKEKSLNDENEETVIENSSRPLVLAVTACPTGIAHTYMAADALKAKAKELNIDLKVETNGSTGIKNELTKDEISRAAAIIVAADKQVEVNRFDGKHVIQVPVADGIRKSKELLERAVKQDAPIFHANSNGGGSTSSNQGSGIYKHLMNGVSNMLPFVVGGGILIALAFAFGGIHTKGPVAELLMKIGGTGAFSYLVPILAGFIASSIADRPGFVPGVVGGFLASSAGAGFLGGLIAGFLAGYVVLGLKKVFSTLPKSLEGIKPVLLYPVFGLLITGILMELVVNPPVTYLNSALTHWLSSLNGGNAVLLGLILGGMMAVDMGGPINKAAFTFGIAAIAANNFAPHAAVMAGGMVPPLGIALATTLFKSKFTEMERKSGITNYIMGISFITEGAIPFAAADPVRVIVSSVVGSSIAGGLAMAFGITLPAPHGGAFVIPLVNKPVLYLLAILIGSIITAIMLGIWKKRVNE, encoded by the coding sequence ATGAGAATCACAGAATTATTAAAAATAGATACAGTTCTCATTGATTTGAATTCATCATCAAAAATGTCAGTAATTGATGAATTAATACAGGTTTTAGATCAGGCAGGGAAATTAAACGATAAACAACAATTTAAAGAAGCGATTTTAACACGTGAAGGTCAAAGTACTACTGGAATTGGAGAAGGTATTGCAATTCCACATGCTAAAACTGCGGCGGTTAAAACTCCTGCAATTGTATTTGGTCGATCAAAAGATGGGATTGATTATGAATCACTTGACGGTCAACCGGCTCACTTATTTTTTATGATTGCAGCTAGTGAAGGCGCAAATAATGCGCATTTAGAAACATTATCTAGATTATCTTCACTATTAATGGATGAAGAATTTCGCGGCTCTTTATTAAGTGCAAAAGATGCAAATGAAATTATTCAATTAGTCGATCAAAAAGAAAAATCGTTAAATGATGAAAATGAAGAAACAGTCATAGAAAATTCTTCACGTCCACTAGTCCTTGCAGTAACTGCATGTCCAACAGGTATTGCTCACACTTATATGGCGGCAGATGCTTTAAAAGCAAAAGCAAAAGAATTAAATATTGATTTAAAAGTAGAAACGAATGGATCAACTGGGATAAAAAATGAATTAACAAAAGACGAGATTAGTAGAGCAGCAGCTATTATCGTAGCAGCGGATAAACAAGTAGAAGTAAATCGCTTTGATGGAAAGCATGTCATCCAAGTACCAGTAGCAGATGGAATTCGTAAGTCAAAGGAATTGCTTGAAAGAGCTGTTAAACAAGATGCACCAATTTTTCATGCTAATAGTAATGGTGGTGGAAGTACTTCATCAAATCAAGGTTCGGGGATTTACAAGCACTTAATGAATGGTGTAAGTAATATGTTACCTTTTGTAGTAGGTGGAGGAATTCTAATTGCGTTAGCATTTGCTTTTGGAGGAATTCATACAAAAGGTCCGGTTGCTGAATTACTAATGAAAATTGGAGGAACTGGTGCTTTTAGTTATTTAGTTCCTATACTAGCTGGTTTTATTGCAAGTTCGATTGCCGATCGACCTGGATTTGTACCAGGGGTAGTTGGTGGATTTTTAGCTTCAAGCGCTGGCGCAGGATTCTTAGGTGGTTTAATTGCTGGTTTCTTGGCTGGTTATGTTGTCCTTGGACTAAAGAAAGTATTTTCTACGTTACCAAAATCATTAGAAGGTATTAAGCCGGTTCTATTATATCCGGTATTTGGATTATTAATTACTGGTATTTTAATGGAATTAGTCGTTAATCCTCCTGTAACTTATTTAAATTCAGCTTTAACTCATTGGTTAAGTAGTTTAAATGGTGGAAACGCTGTATTGTTAGGATTAATTCTTGGTGGAATGATGGCAGTAGATATGGGGGGACCTATAAATAAAGCTGCATTCACATTTGGTATAGCTGCAATTGCAGCAAATAATTTTGCACCACATGCTGCTGTAATGGCAGGTGGTATGGTACCTCCATTAGGTATTGCCTTAGCAACTACACTTTTCAAATCGAAGTTTACGGAAATGGAACGTAAATCAGGAATCACAAACTATATAATGGGGATTTCTTTTATAACAGAAGGAGCGATACCATTTGCTGCAGCAGACCCAGTAAGGGTAATTGTAAGTTCTGTTGTAGGTTCTTCAATAGCAGGTGGACTTGCAATGGCATTTGGTATTACATTACCTGCGCCACATGGTGGAGCATTTGTTATTCCGTTAGTAAATAAACCAGTACTGTATTTACTAGCTATCTTAATTGGCTCAATCATCACAGCGATTATGCTTGGAATTTGGAAAAAAAGAGTAAATGAATAA